A genome region from Chelonia mydas isolate rCheMyd1 chromosome 12, rCheMyd1.pri.v2, whole genome shotgun sequence includes the following:
- the NOB1 gene encoding RNA-binding protein NOB1 isoform X2, giving the protein MHHGPANTAAPGMPRGRPADPARAKMAAVEHVVADAGAFLRGAPLQDFGRNVYTIKEVVSEIRDKETRRQLAVLPYQLHFKQPFPEYVKLVTEFSKKTGDYPSLSATDLQVLALTYQLEAETVGVAHLKTEPEKKVQLSSTTQHPEAPVHVAGFHLPSKSKHLEEDACLSTSESGLRAAAEESQEFSSFLYWRNPLPSIEEDLQELQNVLLQMGLHVLAMNGMLIRQARSYILRCHGCFKTTSDVTRVFCPHCGNKTLKKVAVSVGADGTLHMHFSRNPKVLNTRGLRYSLPAPQGGKHASNPHLAEDQHFPQQRLSRKARQKTNVFDPDYIAGVSPFAENDIYSRAANLQIRDAALGAGRRRMNPNIATKKFVRKR; this is encoded by the exons ATGCATCACGGCCCCGCAAACACTGCCGCTCCCGGCATGCCGCGGGGCAGGCCCGCGGATCCGGCGAGGGCCAAGATGGCGGCGGTGGAGCACGTCGTGGCGGACGCCGGGGCCTTTCTGCGCGGGGCGCCGCTGCAG GACTTCGGTAGAAACGTTTACACTATTAAGGAGGTGGTCAGTGAAATCCGGGACAAGGAAACCAGGAGACAACTGGCCGTGCTGCCCTACCAGCTTCACTTCAAACAGCCCTTCCCTGAGTATGTTAAATTAG TGACAGAATTTTCAAAAAAGACTGGCGACTATCCCAGTCTGTCAGCCACAGATCTCCAGGTGCTAGCCCTGACCTACCAGCTGGAGGCAGAGACTGTTGGGGTGGCTCATCTGAAGACAGAGCCAGAAAAAAAG GTTCAGCTGAGCTCCACCACACAGCATCCAGAGGCTCCTGTTCATGTTGCTGGGTTCCACCTGCCTTCCAAG TCCAAGCACTTGGAGGAAGATGCATGTCTGTCCACATCTGAAAGTGGCCTGCGTGCAGCAGCAGAGGAGAGCCAAGAGTTCAGCTCCTTCCTGTACTGGAGGAACCCTCTGCCCAGCATTGAAGAGGACTTGCAGGAGCTGCAG AATGTTCTGCTCCAGATGGGTCTCCACGTGCTGGCAATGAATGGCATGCTGATCCGGCAAGCCAGAAGCTACATCTTACGCTGTCATGGCTGCTTCAA GACAACATCTGACGTGACCAGGGTCTTCTGTCCGCACTGTGGCAACAAGACACTGAAAAAAGTTGCAGTGAGCGTGGGCGCCGATGGCACCCTCCACATGCACTTCTCCCGCAACCCAAAGGTCCTGAACACACGAGGGCTTCGG TACTCGCTGCCTGCGCCCCAAGGGGGGAAACACGCCAGCAACCCCCACTTGGCTGAGGACCAGCACTTTCCTCAACAGCGGCTTTCCCGGAAGGCAAGGCAGAAAACCAATGTCTTTGACCCGGATTACATTGCAGGGGTTTCCCCCTTTGCCGAAAACGATATCTATAGCCGTGCAGCCAACCTGCAGATCCGGGATGCAGCTCTGGGTGCAGGCCGGCGGCGCATGAATCCTAACATAGCGACCAAGAAGTTTGTGAGGAAGAGATGA
- the NOB1 gene encoding RNA-binding protein NOB1 isoform X1 — MHHGPANTAAPGMPRGRPADPARAKMAAVEHVVADAGAFLRGAPLQDFGRNVYTIKEVVSEIRDKETRRQLAVLPYQLHFKQPFPEYVKLVTEFSKKTGDYPSLSATDLQVLALTYQLEAETVGVAHLKTEPEKKVQLSSTTQHPEAPVHVAGFHLPSKSKHLEEDACLSTSESGLRAAAEESQEFSSFLYWRNPLPSIEEDLQELQKVHTVFISPEVPAVLQSGEDQENAGEDGSEGDSDDGEGWITPDNIKRIQQGMGHCDAPASVQVGCVTTDFAMQNVLLQMGLHVLAMNGMLIRQARSYILRCHGCFKTTSDVTRVFCPHCGNKTLKKVAVSVGADGTLHMHFSRNPKVLNTRGLRYSLPAPQGGKHASNPHLAEDQHFPQQRLSRKARQKTNVFDPDYIAGVSPFAENDIYSRAANLQIRDAALGAGRRRMNPNIATKKFVRKR; from the exons ATGCATCACGGCCCCGCAAACACTGCCGCTCCCGGCATGCCGCGGGGCAGGCCCGCGGATCCGGCGAGGGCCAAGATGGCGGCGGTGGAGCACGTCGTGGCGGACGCCGGGGCCTTTCTGCGCGGGGCGCCGCTGCAG GACTTCGGTAGAAACGTTTACACTATTAAGGAGGTGGTCAGTGAAATCCGGGACAAGGAAACCAGGAGACAACTGGCCGTGCTGCCCTACCAGCTTCACTTCAAACAGCCCTTCCCTGAGTATGTTAAATTAG TGACAGAATTTTCAAAAAAGACTGGCGACTATCCCAGTCTGTCAGCCACAGATCTCCAGGTGCTAGCCCTGACCTACCAGCTGGAGGCAGAGACTGTTGGGGTGGCTCATCTGAAGACAGAGCCAGAAAAAAAG GTTCAGCTGAGCTCCACCACACAGCATCCAGAGGCTCCTGTTCATGTTGCTGGGTTCCACCTGCCTTCCAAG TCCAAGCACTTGGAGGAAGATGCATGTCTGTCCACATCTGAAAGTGGCCTGCGTGCAGCAGCAGAGGAGAGCCAAGAGTTCAGCTCCTTCCTGTACTGGAGGAACCCTCTGCCCAGCATTGAAGAGGACTTGCAGGAGCTGCAG AAAGTTCACACGGTTTTCATTAGCCCAGAGGTACCGGCAGTTCTCCAGTCTGGGGAGGATCAGGAAAATGCTGGGGAGGATGGAAGTGAAGGGGACAGTGATGATGGTGAAGGCTGGATAACTCCTGACAACATCAAACGGATCCAGCAGGGTATGGGGCATTGTGATGCTCCTGCCAGTGTGCAGGTCGGCTGTGTGACCACAGACTTTGCCATGCAG AATGTTCTGCTCCAGATGGGTCTCCACGTGCTGGCAATGAATGGCATGCTGATCCGGCAAGCCAGAAGCTACATCTTACGCTGTCATGGCTGCTTCAA GACAACATCTGACGTGACCAGGGTCTTCTGTCCGCACTGTGGCAACAAGACACTGAAAAAAGTTGCAGTGAGCGTGGGCGCCGATGGCACCCTCCACATGCACTTCTCCCGCAACCCAAAGGTCCTGAACACACGAGGGCTTCGG TACTCGCTGCCTGCGCCCCAAGGGGGGAAACACGCCAGCAACCCCCACTTGGCTGAGGACCAGCACTTTCCTCAACAGCGGCTTTCCCGGAAGGCAAGGCAGAAAACCAATGTCTTTGACCCGGATTACATTGCAGGGGTTTCCCCCTTTGCCGAAAACGATATCTATAGCCGTGCAGCCAACCTGCAGATCCGGGATGCAGCTCTGGGTGCAGGCCGGCGGCGCATGAATCCTAACATAGCGACCAAGAAGTTTGTGAGGAAGAGATGA